In one Dermacentor albipictus isolate Rhodes 1998 colony chromosome 4, USDA_Dalb.pri_finalv2, whole genome shotgun sequence genomic region, the following are encoded:
- the Orc4 gene encoding origin recognition complex subunit 4 has product MTSGRYAARKSASSSDAETATWISEVKKCLLRNLDTQAKPDLLKSYSEQKHVLEELLSRAVKLGESNSVLVVGPRGCGKTSLILAVLDSVSRHQDILSNFLLVKLNGFTHTDDKIALKDITRQLQLENVVGDRVFGSFSENLTFLLECLKSGDQQSKTIVFVVDEFDLFCYHKNQTLLYNLFDVAQSAQAPILVIGITCRLDAVELLEKRVKSRFSHRQLHLFPNFSFEEYLGIMVDHLSLPSNFPNNKLREEWNASVKAFAQESAVRTALQRLYSTNKDIRAMQYLLLPLVMSLSEKNPKLDAVHLLESQRQQLEDPNVALLKGLSMLELSLVVAMVHLTKLYDGEPFNFEMVYKEFLKFATGKSSLETSKPVVMKAFQQLEALEFVQPVSRSLASVQYEFRLMQLLVDPSQVHEVVHRSSSLPTELAHWAVSVVGS; this is encoded by the exons ATGACGTCAGGCCGCTATGCTGCCCGAAAAAGCGCTTCTTCGAGTGACGCTGAGACTGCGACATGGATCAGTGAGGTGAAAAAATGTCTATTGAGAAACCTCGACACGCAGGCAAAGCCCGACCTGTTGAAGTCCTACAGCGAGCAGAAGCA TGTACTGGAAGAATTATTGTCAAGAGCGGTCAAGCTAGGCGAAAGCAACTCCGTTTTGGTTGTTGGACCCAGAGGATGTGGGAAGACATCG CTGATTCTAGCCGTTTTAGACAGCGTGTCTCGGCACCAGGATATCCTTTCAAATTTTCTTCTTGTAAAGTTGAACG GCTTCACTCACACCGATGACAAGATTGCTTTGAAAGATATTACACGTCAATTGCAGTTGGAAAATGTTGTAGGAGATAGAGTGTTT GGCAGTTTCTCTGAGAACCTTACATTTCTGCTGGAATGCTTGAAGTCAG GGGACCAGCAAAGCAAGACgattgtttttgttgttgatgaGTTCGACTTGTTTTGCTACCACAAGAACCAGACACTTCTGTACAATTTGTTTGATGTGGCACAATCGGCTCAAGCACCGATATTGGTTATTGGCATCACCTGCCGGCTG GACGCCGTCGAACTTCTTGAGAAGAGGGTGAAGTCTCGCTTCTCGCATCGCCAGCTTCACTTGTTTCCAAACTTCAGCTTTGAGGAGTACCTGGGCATCATGGTCGATCACCTGTCCTTGCCCAGCAACTTTCCGAACAACAAGCTGAGAGAAGAATGGAATGCCTCCGTCAAG GCTTTTGCCCAGGAGAGTGCTGTGAGGACAGCCTTGCAACGTCTGTACTCGACCAACAAGGACATTCGAGCTATGCAGTACTTGTTG CTGCCACTTGTTATGAGCCTCTCTGAAAAGAATCCAAAGCTGGATGCTGTCCACCTCCTGGAGTCCCAGAGGCAGCAACTCGAAGACCCCAACGTTGCCCTTCTCAAAG GGTTGTCTATGCTGGAGCTGTCACTGGTTGTTGCAATGGTGCACCTGACGAAACTTTATGATGGAGAGCCATTCAACTTTGAGATGGTTTACAAAG AGTTCTTAAAATTTGCAACTGGAAAGTCGTCGCTGGAAACAAGCAAGCCAGTGGTAATGAAG GCATTCCAGCAGCTGGAGGCGTTGGAGTTCGTGCAGCCCGTGTCTCGGAGCCTTGCCAGCGTGCAGTACGAGTTCCGGCTCATGCAACTGCTCGTCGACCCTTCGCAGGTGCACGAAGTGGTGCACCGGTCGTCGTCCTTGCCAACCGAACTCGCCCACTGGGCCGTGTCCGTTGTGGGCAGCTGA